TCCGGACATGAAAACATTGGGCGTACAGAGGATTCAACAGGAAATCAGTCGGACGCAGGAAGTCATCGAGAAGACGATCGGAGTAAAGCCTACTTTGTTTGCTCCTCCATCTGGTTCATTTAATCAGAGGGTAGTTCAGATCGCGCAATCGCCGTTTCAGATGAAAACCATCTTATGGACTGCAGATACAGTCGATTGGCAAAAGCCTTCTTCGAGCTGGGTCGTTCGCAAAATCAGCCGTTTGATGGGCAATGGTGTGCTCGTGCTGATGCATCCGACAGCTGCTTCTGAGGCGAGCCTCGATCAGCTCCTAATGATTGCCAAGCAAAAAGGACTGGTTGCCACCACAGTATCTGAAGTCATTTCCAGTAACCGCTTGAACAAGTGAGAAAACGTGTACATTTGTTGTGGTGACAAGGGAAGTTTGCTATAGTTAGACGTGTTTACAAGATTTCCCCCTAGAAAGTGGATAGAGACAGATGATCAACCGAGGAGGATTTGTGTGATACTACGTCATACGTGTGATAACGGTCTTAGAATCGTGACGGAAAGGATTCCGTCGGTTCGCTCTGTTGCTCTTGGCATATGGGTTGGGACCGGTTCGAAATATGAGAACGAAGTGAATAACGGAATTTCCCATTTTCTGGAGCACATGTTCTTCAAAGGTACGGCCACTCGTTCGGCCAAGGAAATCGCAGAGACTTTTGACGAAATTGGCGGGAATGTTAACGCCTTTACATCAAAAGAATATACCTGCTACTACGCACGAGTACTTGATCAGCATGCCCCAATCGCCTTGGACGTGCTCTCCGATATGTACTTCAACTCTGTATTTGATGCAGAAGAACTCGAAAAAGAAAAGAACGTAGTTATAGAGGAAATCAGCATGTACGAGGATACGCCAGATGACCTCGTACACGATTTGATTGCTCGCGCCTCTTATGACAAGCATCCATTAGGCTATACGATTTTGGGGACAGAGGATGTCCTGAGAAGCCTGAAGCGCGACGATTTGCAAAGCTACGTAGATCAGCGCTATTTGCCTACAAACACGGTCATTACGGTCGCAGGAAACTTCGACGATAGCTTGATCGAAGACATCCAAAGACGCTTTTCTTCCTACCAGCGCACAGCGAGCTTGCCGATCCTGACGACGCCTGATTTTGCTGCGAACGTCATTTCTCAGCAGAAAAAGACAGAACAAGCTCATTTGTGTATCTCGCTACCTGGTTTCAAGGTTGGTCATGAAGAAGTATATTCCTTGATCTTGCTGAACAATGTACTCGGTGGCAGCATGAGCTCCCGCCTCTTCCAGGAAATTCGTGAAGAGCGAGGATTGGCTTACTCTGTGTACTCGTATCACTCTTCGTATAAAGAGGCAGGTACGTTCACCGTATACACCGGTACAGCTCAAGAGCATGTCGGTCAAGTGTTCGACATCGTATCTCACGTGCTTCGCGATGTAGCCGATCACGGTATAACGGACAAAGAGCTCAATAAAGGCAAGGAGCAGCTGAAGGGCAGTCTCATGCTCAGCCTGGAGAGCACGAATAGCCGTATGAGCCGCCTGGGTAAGAATGAATTGCTGCTGGAACGCCATCTCAGCCTTGATGAGATTTTGGCGAAGATCGACCGGGTGACTCATGAAACGGTCTTGTCGGTAGCGCAGCAGCTCTTCCGTTCCAAACTGGCGCTAGCGATGGTCAGCCCATTGGACGGCTTCCCAGAAAATGTGAAAAACGAAATCCTCTTATAGAAATGACGCTTTCAGGAAAAATCCGGCATAGGCCGGGTTTTTTTGCGTATATCAACAAGTAATCAGGACAAAGGGGGAACCATGATGCGTTTGAGTGAGCTGGGTGGGAAGGAAATCATTGGGCTGGATACAGGTGAGAAAATGGGTGTGATCAGCGATTCAGACCTCGTCATCAATCCGGATGGTGGACAGATTCAATCGATCATCTTGCCAGGTGGCAGTTTCTTTGGATTCGGCAAGAAACGAGAGGATATGGTCATCCCGTGGAGCTCGATCGTGAAAATTGGGCCTGACATGGTCATCATTCAGCTCAATCAGCAGGAGATACAAGCCTCTCAAAAGTAGGCCTCACTGTCACCTAACCCGAGTGTGGAGAATAGGATGGGGGTAGACCGCAACGTTTTTCGTCAACTTTTTCACATGGAAAAACCTTTGCGTTTCGATCAATTAATGCAGTAAAATGTGTGGAAAGGGGAACGCAGCATGCTAACGGGCATACATGTTGCCTTCATCGGCGGAGACGCTCGCCAGTTGGAAGTAATCAAGCGTTGCATTCAACTGGATGCTAGCGTCACGTTAGTAGGCTTCGACAACCTGGAAAGCAATTTCACAGGGGCAACGAAGAAACCATTAACATGCGATGTGTTGAAAGACGTGGACGCCCTCATCCTTCCGATCGTTGGAACCGATGATCAAGGCTTCGTGGAAAGTATCTTTTGCTCCAAACAATTGCAGCTGCAAGATGAGCACGTAGCTAGCTTACCTAAGCACTGCGTGGTATACACGGGAATGGCAAAACCTTATTTGAAAAGATTGTTGAGTCCCAAGCAGATTCCACTGGTGGAGCTGCTGGAGCGTGACGAAGTAGCTATCTATAACTCCATCCCAACGATGGAGGGAGCTTTGATGATGGCGATTC
This is a stretch of genomic DNA from Brevibacillus choshinensis. It encodes these proteins:
- a CDS encoding M16 family metallopeptidase, whose product is MILRHTCDNGLRIVTERIPSVRSVALGIWVGTGSKYENEVNNGISHFLEHMFFKGTATRSAKEIAETFDEIGGNVNAFTSKEYTCYYARVLDQHAPIALDVLSDMYFNSVFDAEELEKEKNVVIEEISMYEDTPDDLVHDLIARASYDKHPLGYTILGTEDVLRSLKRDDLQSYVDQRYLPTNTVITVAGNFDDSLIEDIQRRFSSYQRTASLPILTTPDFAANVISQQKKTEQAHLCISLPGFKVGHEEVYSLILLNNVLGGSMSSRLFQEIREERGLAYSVYSYHSSYKEAGTFTVYTGTAQEHVGQVFDIVSHVLRDVADHGITDKELNKGKEQLKGSLMLSLESTNSRMSRLGKNELLLERHLSLDEILAKIDRVTHETVLSVAQQLFRSKLALAMVSPLDGFPENVKNEILL
- a CDS encoding YlmC/YmxH family sporulation protein translates to MRLSELGGKEIIGLDTGEKMGVISDSDLVINPDGGQIQSIILPGGSFFGFGKKREDMVIPWSSIVKIGPDMVIIQLNQQEIQASQK